One window from the genome of Anopheles merus strain MAF chromosome 3R, AmerM5.1, whole genome shotgun sequence encodes:
- the LOC121597964 gene encoding uncharacterized protein LOC121597964, giving the protein MEQHCTLERGGQAIWVCLCNCVAVCGHASRMHRFVTILCPDGTAGRKTLSGPGDDQSRTTDFLHGSATTKHHYWQALADECRTAERPSREGYERTGMCARPKNANTRAAPPFHSARSFINIEGENSKGRDRVYTARFERLSAQTDT; this is encoded by the coding sequence CAGCACTGTACGCTGGAGCGTGGCGGTCAGGCAATTtgggtgtgtctgtgtaactgcgtggctgtgtgtgggCACGCGAGCCGGATGCACCGTTTTGTTACTATACTGTGTCCTGATGGCACCGCTGGACGCAAAACCTTATCGGGACCCGGAGACGACCAATCCCGGACAACCGACTTCCTGCACGGCTCAGCTACTACTAAGCACCACTACTGGCAAGCGTTAGCGGACGAGTGCCGAACGGCCGAACGGCCATCACGAGAGGGCTACGAACGCACGGGAATGTGTGCTCGGCCGAAAAATGCCAACACGCGCGCGGCGCCTCCATTCCATTCGGCACGAAGTTTTATCAATATCGAAGGGGAAAACTCGAAGGGGCGCGACCGCGTTTACACGGCGAGGTTCGAGCGCTTGAGTGCGCAGACGGACACGTAA